A region of Saccharococcus thermophilus DNA encodes the following proteins:
- a CDS encoding DUF485 domain-containing protein produces the protein MAIQKQSFEKHSQIDYSQIAQSPSFQQLMRIKKNFILSATLFFLVFYFALPVLTSYSKALNSPAIGPISWAWLFAFAQFIMTWALCILYSKRAAKFDEIVEQIRQEAKEGGSA, from the coding sequence TTCGAAAAGCACTCACAAATCGATTACAGCCAAATTGCTCAATCTCCATCATTTCAACAACTGATGCGGATAAAGAAAAACTTCATTTTGTCGGCCACGCTATTCTTTTTAGTTTTCTACTTTGCGCTTCCTGTTTTAACGTCCTATTCTAAAGCGTTGAATTCACCAGCAATCGGTCCGATCAGCTGGGCATGGCTGTTCGCGTTTGCGCAATTCATTATGACATGGGCATTATGCATCCTTTATTCTAAACGCGCAGCAAAATTTGACGAAATCGTTGAACAGATTAGACAAGAAGCGAAGGAAGGAGGAAGCGCATAA
- a CDS encoding solute symporter family protein — protein MHGLAFFLFLIIVALTLVITYFASKRTRTTSEFYTADSSLTGWQNGLAIAGDYMSAASFLGIAGMIALAGFDGFFYSIGFLVAYLVVLYIVAEPLRNLGKYTMADMIAARFDDKKVRGVAALNTIAISIFYMIAQLVGAGGLIKLLLGLDYVYSVLIVGILMTIYVVFGGMTATSWVQIVKALLLMIGTFIISIIVFAKFDFNLFKMFNEVKTATPLGEAFLNPGNKFKDPLDTISLNLALILGTAGLPHILIRFFTVKDAPTARKSVVYATWVIGIFYVLTIFLGFGAAAFVGYDKIVAANPAGNMAAPLLAQALGGDFLFAFVSAVAFATILAVVAGLVLSAASAFAHDFYSHILRRGQATEKEQMVAARWASVGVSILSILLALFAQKMNVAFLVSLAFAVAASANLPIIVLTIFWRRFNTTGAITGMLVGLFSALLLVFFGPNVWSPEPGAAILVGEPLFKLANPGIISIPLGFIASIVGTLLSSQKADSKKFEEILVKANTGVSIK, from the coding sequence ATGCACGGATTAGCCTTTTTCCTCTTTTTAATCATTGTGGCTCTGACGCTTGTGATCACTTACTTCGCTTCGAAACGAACAAGAACGACAAGCGAGTTTTATACAGCCGACAGCAGCTTAACCGGCTGGCAAAACGGCCTGGCGATCGCTGGAGATTACATGTCCGCCGCTTCATTTCTAGGCATTGCAGGGATGATTGCACTAGCCGGTTTTGATGGTTTCTTTTACAGTATTGGATTTCTCGTTGCTTATTTAGTCGTCCTTTATATTGTCGCCGAGCCGCTGCGCAACCTCGGAAAATATACGATGGCTGATATGATCGCCGCCCGGTTTGATGACAAAAAAGTGCGCGGCGTCGCCGCCCTGAACACGATTGCAATTTCCATTTTCTACATGATTGCCCAGCTTGTTGGAGCCGGGGGGCTCATTAAGTTATTATTAGGGCTTGATTACGTCTATTCCGTTCTTATTGTTGGCATTCTGATGACCATTTATGTCGTTTTTGGCGGCATGACGGCAACGAGCTGGGTGCAAATCGTAAAGGCACTATTGTTAATGATTGGCACCTTTATCATCTCCATTATTGTCTTTGCGAAATTCGATTTCAACCTCTTCAAAATGTTTAATGAAGTAAAAACGGCTACGCCGCTTGGCGAAGCGTTTCTTAATCCAGGCAACAAATTCAAAGACCCGCTTGACACCATCTCGCTCAATTTAGCGCTCATTTTAGGAACAGCTGGGCTTCCGCACATTTTAATTCGCTTCTTTACCGTAAAAGACGCACCAACCGCACGCAAATCGGTCGTCTATGCGACATGGGTTATCGGCATTTTCTACGTATTGACAATCTTCTTAGGATTTGGCGCCGCCGCATTCGTTGGTTACGACAAAATTGTCGCTGCCAATCCGGCGGGAAATATGGCCGCACCATTATTGGCGCAAGCACTTGGTGGAGATTTCCTCTTCGCGTTTGTTTCCGCGGTCGCATTTGCGACGATTTTGGCGGTTGTTGCCGGGCTTGTCTTATCAGCGGCATCCGCCTTTGCCCATGACTTTTACAGTCATATTCTCCGCCGCGGCCAAGCAACGGAAAAAGAACAAATGGTTGCGGCCCGCTGGGCGTCCGTCGGCGTATCGATTTTATCGATTTTGCTAGCGTTATTCGCGCAAAAAATGAACGTCGCCTTCCTGGTCTCGCTAGCATTCGCCGTTGCCGCAAGCGCCAACTTACCAATTATTGTCTTAACTATTTTCTGGCGCCGCTTTAATACAACCGGAGCGATCACTGGGATGCTCGTCGGCTTATTCAGCGCGCTGTTGCTCGTCTTCTTTGGTCCTAACGTTTGGTCGCCGGAACCGGGCGCTGCTATTTTAGTCGGTGAACCGCTCTTTAAACTAGCCAATCCAGGAATTATTTCCATTCCGTTAGGGTTCATCGC